The Lysobacter enzymogenes genome window below encodes:
- a CDS encoding potassium channel beta subunit family protein → MQYRRLGSSGLRISALSFGAWVTFGAQIGRDTARELIAAAWDHGVNFFDNAEGYANGEAERVMGEAIAELKLPRDGYCVSSKVFFGAEEEPRPTQRGLSRKHVTEACHAALRRLRVDYLDLYFCHRPDPDAPVEETVWAMDTLIRQGKVLYWGTSEWPAALIREAHKIARAQHLHAPTMEQPQYNLLHRERVELEYAPLYAELGLGTTIWSPLASGLLTGKYRGGFDGGDRLGHADKEWLRRIAVGDSGQRRIERVTAFVELAAELGVAPASLAIAWCLRNPHVSTAILGASRVEQLLQNLAAVDVKLEDAAWQRVEAVTA, encoded by the coding sequence ATGCAATACCGTCGACTGGGTTCGTCCGGGCTGCGGATTTCCGCCTTGTCCTTCGGCGCATGGGTCACCTTCGGCGCGCAGATCGGCCGCGACACCGCGCGCGAGCTGATCGCCGCGGCCTGGGACCACGGCGTCAATTTCTTCGACAACGCCGAGGGCTATGCCAACGGCGAGGCCGAACGGGTGATGGGCGAGGCGATCGCCGAACTGAAGCTGCCGCGCGACGGCTATTGCGTATCGAGCAAAGTGTTTTTCGGCGCCGAAGAAGAACCGCGGCCGACCCAGCGCGGCCTGTCGCGCAAGCATGTCACCGAAGCCTGCCATGCGGCGCTGCGGCGGCTGCGGGTCGACTATCTGGACCTGTACTTCTGCCATCGCCCGGACCCGGACGCGCCGGTCGAAGAAACCGTGTGGGCGATGGACACGCTGATCCGCCAGGGCAAGGTGCTGTACTGGGGCACCTCCGAATGGCCGGCGGCGCTGATCCGCGAGGCGCACAAGATCGCCCGCGCCCAGCACCTGCACGCGCCGACGATGGAGCAGCCTCAGTACAACCTGCTGCACCGCGAACGGGTCGAACTGGAATACGCGCCGCTGTACGCGGAACTGGGACTGGGGACGACGATCTGGTCGCCGCTGGCCTCAGGCCTGCTGACCGGCAAGTACCGCGGCGGTTTCGACGGCGGCGACCGGCTCGGCCACGCCGACAAGGAATGGCTGCGGCGGATCGCGGTCGGCGATTCCGGCCAGCGCCGGATCGAGCGGGTGACCGCGTTCGTCGAACTGGCGGCCGAACTCGGCGTGGCGCCGGCGTCGCTGGCGATCGCCTGGTGCCTGCGCAATCCGCACGTGTCGACGGCGATCCTCGGCGCGAGCCGGGTGGAGCAACTGCTGCAGAACCTCGCGGCGGTCGACGTGAAGCTCGAAGACGCGGCCTGGCAGCGGGTGGAAGCCGTCACCGCCTGA